Proteins encoded together in one Lachnospiraceae bacterium JLR.KK008 window:
- a CDS encoding epoxyqueuosine reductase QueH produces the protein MEHKRRNYQRELEQILSQKETKGKRLFLHSCCAPCSSYVLVYLREFFRITVFYYNPNITDEEEYRKRAKEQKRLIAALNEEEVGFPIRVQEGCYDPQRFLQAVKGLEQCPEGQERCRRCFALRLGETAKQAAAQGFDYMTTTLTISPLKNAQTLNEIGQQTAQACGTVFLPCDFKKKEGYKQSIELSRKYDLYRQDYCGCVFSREERDRRLHGDE, from the coding sequence ATGGAACATAAGAGGCGTAACTATCAGAGAGAACTGGAACAGATACTGTCACAGAAAGAGACGAAAGGCAAACGACTCTTTCTCCATAGCTGCTGTGCACCATGCAGCAGTTATGTGCTCGTGTACCTGCGGGAATTTTTCAGGATCACGGTATTTTACTATAATCCCAACATTACCGATGAGGAAGAATACCGGAAGCGGGCAAAAGAGCAGAAACGACTGATTGCCGCGCTGAATGAGGAGGAAGTGGGATTTCCGATTCGTGTGCAGGAAGGCTGCTATGATCCGCAGCGGTTTTTACAGGCTGTGAAGGGGCTGGAGCAATGTCCGGAAGGGCAGGAGAGATGTCGGCGGTGCTTTGCACTTCGGCTTGGTGAGACGGCAAAACAGGCGGCAGCGCAGGGATTTGACTATATGACAACGACGCTGACGATCAGTCCGCTGAAAAATGCGCAGACACTCAACGAGATCGGACAGCAGACGGCTCAGGCTTGCGGGACGGTATTTCTGCCGTGTGATTTTAAGAAAAAAGAGGGATATAAACAGTCAATCGAACTGTCCCGGAAATATGATCTGTACCGGCAGGACTACTGCGGCTGTGTCTTTTCCAGAGAGGAGAGAGACAGACGCCTGCACGGGGATGAATAA